GGACATTTCCGTAATTGCATCGTAGCTGAGGTCGGATGGTGAACCGCTCATCACTTCAGGTAGGTACCGCTGAGCCTCATCCTCAGAATCAACTTGGAGCTGAGAGATGTATCGTCGCGTATGGCTCATGGGGAAGAGGCTGCCGCCAAGCTCTTTCATGAGCGGCACGTGAATGTTTTCGTAGTGAGCACGGAAAGCTGCAGGCGTCATCCCTGGCTTCCGATATGCGAAGAGAATAACTGTAAAGGCCATTGTGAAGAGTAGAAGTGGTAGGCGCAGGAACAAAGCGTGAGCTCACTTGGGAATGAGAGTTGTCATAAGATGAAGGGGAAAGAAACAAAATGGAAGCGACTGAGACGACCGAATGCAAGGCAATTTCAAGCCCGGGAAAACACTCAATTCGTTTGAGAGTCAGTAGACAGGGGGCCGAGTCAGTCCAGACTTGTCAGTCCAAGAGGGGTAGCTCGAGATATTCCTCATGAAATGGCTCGAGTGCGCCGGTGTGATACGAGTAGAGTAGTGGTCCAGTACAACACTTTCGATCACCAGAAGACAACCGCCAACAGATTAAGCATGGAGAAGACTAGTCACCAAGCCCTCATCCAGCAAGCCCTGGAACGCTCCCTGGAGCTCGGCGAGATTGGCATCTCAGTCGCTGCTTACCACCGCGGTGAGCTGATTGCGGATGCTACCGCCGGCGTCATGAACACGGACACTAAGCGACCAGTTGATCCCAAAACTCTTTTCCCAGTCTTCTCTGTCACCAAGGGTATTACAGCCCTGGCTGTTCACATTCAGGCCGAGCGGGGCCTCCTGACCACCGACGCACCCGTCAGTCGCTACTGGCCAGAGTTCGCCGCCCATGGAAAGGAATCCATCACGGTGGAGGACGTCCTTTCTCATCGCGCGGGAATCCCCCAGATGCCAGCGACAACACCTGCACAGATGGCGCACTGGGACTGGATGATTGCACGCATCGCTGAGCAAGAGCCTATCTTCCAGCCTGGGAAGCACAATGCTTACCACGTGCTTGTCTGGGGGTGGATCGTGGGAGAGATTGTGCGGCGGACAGACCCGAGGCATAGGCCATTCAACGTGtttgtggaggaggagatatGCAGACCCTTGGGAATCTCAGATTTTCATCTCGGGGTAGCAGACGATGATCTCGACCGGGTTGCCACGCTGTACGGAGGGGACAGCTTTGGAATGGACGATAAATACGGTGTTAACCCCGCTGGTGTCTTTCCCTCGGGCAAGGTGCACAACCAGCGCGCAGTTCAGCAGGCGGTAGATCCAGGTGCAGGTGCCATCACGACCGCCAAGAGCGTCGCACGCATCTTTGCTCTCATTGCCGAGGGTGGCGCCCTGGATGGCGTCCGTCTGATGACGCCGGAGCGAGCGGCTGGCCTGGTGCGTCCCCGAAAAGGTGCGTCTGATCCAGACAAGGTGCTTCCAATCCCAGTCTGGTTCGGGGCAGCGGGGTTCTGGCTTGGTGGTGAGGCCGGGGCCTCGGACCCCCTGGTGGGTGACCACCGGGATATTGTATACAGCCCTGGAGCAGGGGGCTCGATCGCCTGGGCGGACCTTCGAGATGGGATTGCAGTGGCAATTTGTCACAACAATATGGATACGCCTTCTGTCAGGGAGCCTGAGAGGACTTTCGAGCCTATTGTGAGGGCGATTAGGCAGATTGTTGCCGAGAGAGTTGCCAACGGCTTTGGTGGTGATTATTGATTGATGTAAGTATTCCATAGCGAGGGATGAGAGTGTCCCTCTATCTTCTGGcgcagttatcccatcaagggccgggctttaACTATATCAAAAAAAATACAACATCAACATATCATatcatcatatcccaatgccaACACAGTGGCCTTGAGTGTCAGTAAGAACATTCAAGGGGGTGATTGGCGGGGTGGTCCCGGCGTCATTTACGAGCTCCGTCGTTCTTCGTATTCCAAGAGAATCCGAGCCGGCCCCGTAACTCGTTTAATTCGGCACGGGATGGGA
This region of Fusarium falciforme chromosome 5, complete sequence genomic DNA includes:
- a CDS encoding EthD domain-containing protein, giving the protein MAFTVILFAYRKPGMTPAAFRAHYENIHVPLMKELGGSLFPMSHTRRYISQLQVDSEDEAQRYLPEVMSGSPSDLSYDAITEMSFDSKEAFIKFSELLAKPHVAPKVAEDCAAFLDVSRVPLVVVIGERCETRRDPCVSGG
- a CDS encoding Beta-lactamase domain-containing protein, yielding MEKTSHQALIQQALERSLELGEIGISVAAYHRGELIADATAGVMNTDTKRPVDPKTLFPVFSVTKGITALAVHIQAERGLLTTDAPVSRYWPEFAAHGKESITVEDVLSHRAGIPQMPATTPAQMAHWDWMIARIAEQEPIFQPGKHNAYHVLVWGWIVGEIVRRTDPRHRPFNVFVEEEICRPLGISDFHLGVADDDLDRVATLYGGDSFGMDDKYGVNPAGVFPSGKVHNQRAVQQAVDPGAGAITTAKSVARIFALIAEGGALDGVRLMTPERAAGLVRPRKGASDPDKVLPIPVWFGAAGFWLGGEAGASDPLVGDHRDIVYSPGAGGSIAWADLRDGIAVAICHNNMDTPSVREPERTFEPIVRAIRQIVAERVANGFGGDY